atacatttttaatgccACAGATCAACATTTTAGCTCGCTTTGGAGAACTCACTGTATCCCTTCACCTGAAGGTTTTAATTCCAGACTGCTGACATTTCCTAAAAATGCATTACAGTTGAAAAATAAGTTATGGTGTTGACAAAGCGCAGTGCTCACTGGTCTGCCTcgggcaaaaaaaccctgattatGTGGCCACGCCAATCCCTTCTGGCCTCACCATTTTTCATGACATAAAAAACACTCAGccataatctctttttttttttttttttgctgctgatgaATTTAAGAGAAAGATAACAAAGCACCTAAACAGGACCACAGCGACCTCAATACTCCTGCAAGCCATTTAACAAGCAAAGGGAGGCTCTGGAGCACACAGGTACTATGACAGCTAAGGCAGAGACTGGCGGTCATCTCCCCAAATGTCTCGTGTTGGCATAGAGTCCTTCTTGGTGGAGCTTGTGGAGGAGACTGCGCTGGGAGCCTGCCAACTCTGCTGGCAGCCAGACCGACATGGAAAGCTTTCACCTCATCTAAAGAGATAAGGAGAAAagattcctcctcctgctcaacTTCAGGCTGGTTTATACTGAAACAGGATTGACCAtatcttccaaaataaaaagcataaacaaaGCGTATGATCTTCGTACACAACGAAGAGCATCGCCTCCTCTTAATCAATAGAAATCTAAGCTGGAGTTTCAAAGGGGATTCAGACTACCCCCATCAGCACCTACAAGGGAGGTCCGCGAGGGCGGCGAGACCCGAGCAGGGCAGCACTAGAGCAAGGCAGGAAGCCACTAACAAGGCTCTTGAGCCCTCCTATGGAAACATGGTACAGACTCGTCCCTCTCCCACACAAAGGGCAAAAATAGCGAAAAGTAGCCTTCCACCCCACATACCGCACTGCTCACCTCTCAGCCAGTCCTGTCCCAATATACACTTTACCATGCTAACAGTAAAAACAGCACCCGATGTTCAGAGTGTTACATGGAAGATTCTGGCACAAGTTCTAggaaagttaaaattaaattgtgTCAGATCTCCTTTAGCCATGCTTAGAGCGCAAAAACCTGTTTCAGGTAACACTCCGCTGGTCCTCCCCTACAGCACTCTTGCACGCCTCATCCAAGTGATCTTTGATCTCCAACACCTTCCTTTGATGCTCAAGGATCTCCACAGTCTCCTTACTACCCTCTTTTTGCTGGCAAAGGGTAAGAAGAGGGCAAGCAAGCAACACTAAACATCTCTTCACAGGCACACATCCGGGCTCATGCATATCCCAAATCCTCCCCACAAGCACTTTTTTAGGCAAAGCAACTCATTTGCCACTATGATgcctattttttcccccctagaGGACAATCTCTAAACTCTGAGAGATTTAACTAATAACATTAAAATGATGACTTACCAGTCTCTCATTATCTTCTGAGGTTCTCTGGTAATGAGCCGCTAAAGCAACGTAATCCTGTGCCTGCTTGTTACACTCTAAACACTTAAGTCCATGACGGATTAGTCTCAATGGGTCCGTATAGAGAGGCAAGGCTGGCTGAGTGTTAGCAGAAATTCCTACCCCACCTCCTGAAGCAGCACTGGGCTTACGCGAAGGAGAGGGCGAGTGCAAAGTCTGAGGAGCCAGAGAGGCTGAAGAGCTTGGAGAGGAAGGTGAAAACATTTGGTCTAAGGAAATTGGTTTCATTAGCAGCTGAGAACACTGCATGATAAATCCTTTGCTCTTATGATCTCTTGCATGTTTAAGCAAGCtacacttattaaaaaaaagtagcataGTTGAACACTGAGTGCACATGACTTCAATATGAACGCTTCGTCTACTATAGTGTTGAGTCAGGCTTTTCTCTAAGGCAAACGAGTCCCCACATTCCAGGCAACAATACCCAGAGGCAGGTAAATTAATACTGGTGTCAGGCGGAGGGCTAAGGTTTGGAGTATATATTGGCACTGGATTGGCACTGTGTAGTACTTTATTAAACGCCTCCACAATGACAGGAGCAGCTTTCTTGACTTGGTGCACCAGCGGCACAGACATCTGTGTCACCTGAGGCTGATTTCGCCTCTGTGCGGATGACTTTGCCGTAACAGAAGCAGCAACGCTATGCGGGACTAAGTTGAGATTTGCCAAATGAACAGCTTTGGGAAGAAGGCTGGAGGTGGTCACGTTGGACGGCTGCATCACAGtaccctgctgctgcctcttaACACCTACTTTTATGGCACCGCCACCGCAGTTTGGCAGTGGAGATAAGGACACGGCACACGTGCTGTTTGCAGCAATATCTGTTTTCATACCATCCGCGTAAGGACTCGTTACGTTTGACAGCTGGATAGCCACAGCAGTCCCATTTTTGGTTGAATTCTTGCTAGCCTCGCTTTCCGTAACTGCACTAGTGTCAGGTGATGGGAAAGATTTGATAAACTCTTCGGCAGATGAGGTTTCCACAGGCGACTCTTCTGAAGATTTGCCCAACTCATCATTTTCTGGCAAAATTCTAGTTACAGTTCTTTTAATTTCACCAGAGGATGTCTTGATAGTCTTTATTCTAACTTTGGGAATAGCTGGCGGAGAGCCAGCTGCCATGGAAGGGgagcctttcccactgctgtcGCTGCACACGCTTCGAGGACTTTCGGGCTGCTTGCTGGCCTTCCTTACCACCTCTAAGGGGCTTCGAGGACTCTTTGGCGACTTAGGCATTTTTGGACTTCCCTTCGTCCCATCTTTAAAAGGACCAGGTTCCTTGGTAAGATTTGGCTGATCGCCTTTTGGAATACATGCAACCTTTTTGGCCTGAAGAGCTACTAATGCCGCCACGCAAGATGACAACTTTGAATGAGTTGGCTTTAACCTCTGGCGAGGTGGTACCGACGAAGACACGTTCAGCTCGGGCACAGACCCCTTACCTTCTCCTAAATTATTGTGAGGGAGGTCTCCAAACACCAAGCCTTCTCCAAGAAAGCTATTGGTATCTACCAAGTCCTTGCTTGACCCCACAaacctctctgctgctttgtcttGTTCTCTCCTGCTCATTTCCAGCCTATTCTCCGGCTGGCAGTGGATTTCcatcttttgttcctttttacaGTATTGATCAAACATGCTTAATTCGGGCTCTGGTACCTTCCTAAGATGATCTAGTACTGAAGCTCCGGTTGGTATATACATTGAAGGTGGTGGAAAATACGGAGTTTGGGCATGTTTGGGTTTATCACCAATACTGTTCTCTTTGAATGTGTCCTCTGGTTCAGGGCTGGAAATTGGGCTAAACTGACTAAATGTTGGCAAAGGCTCCGACTTGGACTGGTCCAGTTTATCAGAGTAACTTCTTGAGCTGTCGCCATTAATAAAAGTTGACTCAAACTTGCCATAATTATGCACTAAAGCGTGAGCCTCTGATGGCAGATCGGACCCACGAAACCCATTGTGTAGCAGACCAGTCCCAAGGTGATTGCCCTCCTTTTCTGCTTCAAAGGACTCCTGGCGACTCGTGTTCTTCACTATCACACTCACAACTGGAGCATCAGAGGGAGGCAAAGAATGGGATAAGGACACATTCTCATCTATGCAGATTCCTGATGACTTCAGGTGATTCTCATTCTCCTCCCCAGTTGATGGGATGGTCTCCTTGGCATCAAGGCTAGTCGGATCGGGGATGTCAAAAGCAGCCAAGAGGTCATCAAAGTCTGGGGTTTTCATGTCCCCCATGATGAAAGCTACAattaagagcaaaaaaaatactttgtcagGTACATTTCCCCCAAGGACAAAGTTTGTAAGACTCATTTGCATAAACATCTTATGTGACGAAACTCACAACTGTCCAAAACGCTAACGCAGCACGGTACAAAGGCTAGAAACATCTGCGGCAGACACATCAGATTCCATTTTAACTATCCCAAGATTGACTATTTATACACAAAGATATTAGCCCAGCACACAACAGTGCCGTTTTGCAGGGCATCACGGGGAAGGAATCTCTCCTGCCCTAGCTGCACCTGGAGGGTCAGCAAAAGCTCAGGTCCCACCCTGCTCAAGCTGGCAGGGGCAGGTGACAAGTGACAGGAGCTGTTCACTCCTGTCATACAACACAACCCGCCCTCTCTGGGTTGTGGGCAGAGCTGTTCCTGGTGCTTCAAGCAACGTGGTAGGAGACAGCAACCCCTCCTCCCAGGGTCCCCAAGAACAGAGCTGATTAAAACATGACCTTTTAAATGACACCAAGCTCATGCAGGGGACATCTTTTCAACCTGTCAGATACATCACTACTCCAAAAACAACCGTTGTCATGAGCCtcaacagaaaatattcagaagtaCATTAGTacagggtttctttttttttttttttttttggttggggcTTTTTTAGAGCTAATAGGCGACAATCACTGCCAATATCTCAACAGATTGTCACGCCTGAAGAATTCAGTCCtccttcaaggaaaaaaggcaggagcAAACAGGTGGCCCAAGAGAAACAGACCTGAAAAGTGAGATGACTCCCTACCCAGAGCAATTTAAATAATAGAAGTcttcagtaaatatttcaaaacagcagCTCAAAGCACAGTAAACCAAGCAAGGTTTATTTGAAACAGGGGCAATCCTTAATTAGGTAATGATGCGAGGCAAAACTGCCCAAAGACAGAATAAAGGATTGTATCCAAATCATAACAAGAAATGGTGTTCCCAGACAGCTCTCTCTTTATAAGCCCTCCAGAAGGGAAGTGGGGACTCAGACGCTCACCACAGAGACCTACGACAGCAACAATCAAGCTCTGATGAGATGCATAATGAAAACCGACAGCACAGAATTACTTGAACATCCGTGTTCACTACTGTCAGGGATACTGGTATTTTCAAGTTGGTGCAACATATAGACTTCCCAAACATTTAATAAGCCATTCTTTTAATACATGTTCCATTTAAACCCCAAATTTACATGAACTGATGTATGCTGTAtgcaggggaggggaaaaaaccccaaagagcATCAACTGAACTAGCAGAGCACCAGTTCCTACTTGGCAAGGAGCACCCACAGGCAAGGTAAGTCCTGCCACGCTCACTTGACTTGGGCTGCATCAGCGCTGCCAAAGCCAGTGGCAAGCGAGGGAGACGGAGGGGGTGGCAAGAGTCCAAGAGAAGCGGGAAaagctgggagcagaggtgcaggcagagaggaggtCCCTGCGAcaaggcagagggagagaaaggagccATCTGACACCTTCCCAAAAGGCCACTGATTTAAGGCTGCTTTCATTATTTACAATTGGGTTTAAAAGTTTGTCAGGCATcacattaaaaccaaacaaagcgCAACCCTTCCTGCCAGACTGCTAGTACGGGGAACAATTTACAGAGCTGGGCCAGGAGAAATCACTTCAGCGTGGAACAAGAGGACATACTGGTCTTTACGCTTTAGTTCAGCCGTGCCTACAGACAAGCCCCAGAGGTGTTGCTTTGGTTAATCTACTGCAAAACACTCCATGGAGATCTACTTGGCTTAAGAGTGGCTTGCTGTGGTTTAGCTTAAACTTGTTCTCATTCTTAAATTAAACCACAAATCTGAATGTCCACAGAGGGCTGTGCAATAATTTACAATCACATCCCTCAGCAAGGTAGGGCAGCTGTGCATCAAGTCCCTGGAAGCCCAGAAGATTATCCGTACGCTTCACATAACCTGCACTTGATAAGGACTTTTGAAACAACACAGATTACTGCAGTTGGCAAAGAGTGCGGACCCAAAACTTCCCCTTCCTTTGAGTGGGAAAACTTGTGCCAGCTGGGAGAGAGCTAGGCACCACTCAGCTCCCAAAATTTCTGGCACACAAATCCTTCTGCAAGGAAGGCATTTCATCCATAACCTGGAACGCTCAAGTTTTCTATAGAGAAAAATGAGCTTGCCAATCACTCTTGACTTTTCCATTCTCACTCTCAAACACCCATCCACATCTTCGGACGCggcagtgttttaaaatacaagacaaaataaatctgAGGTATCTGCAGCATtacaaaatatgcttttcttgGAAGAAACCTTGCATTTTCAGAAGCTTTCGTGTACATCTTTGAGTCCTATAAAAGACTAGTTTATGCTCTTTGCTATTAGGAGAGCAAGAGTCTCCACAAAACTGCATCTTAAACTTGTTGTATATGAACCTACAATTtgccaaaataaagcaaaattggACCCAGATTCTAGAGAAGACCAAGGAAGTATCTTGCCGacagaagtgatttttaaacaaCACGAATTTAAAATTTTGACTAAACaccatttatttctgttctcagataacaaacagaaaaagtatattaaaagaaattatgtcaAAGCCTCCTGCAAACTAGCTTGtgaggaaagctgaaaataaagacCTCCATCTTTCTTGTGCAAAGGACTTGCCTTAGAACCCAAGCTCGGAATccaattttctctctctctctgcttgcCTAGGAAAACATGGACGTTGAGATTTGCATAGCAATAGAAGAGGTGAATAAAACGAGCAAAGAAGAAGGGCTTATGGAGTAGAATGCATGTATTTCAGTGTGCAAAACCAACCTCACTATAGCACGTTTCTCCAGGAGGCAGGGAACTTAGAAGCCTCCAAGCCATCCAAAACATCCCTGCAAACTCGCTCAAGGCAGTATGTGAAACCCCAGGGCCTTCTGCTGTGGCCAAGCTTCAAAACTCTGCACTCAGGCAGAGGCGCTGCAGGACCAGCATCCCACACATGCACCATACAAACCTTTTGGTAGCGGTGCTATTGCTGGGGACTTCTGGAGATCTGCAGTAGCTCCTCTGCAGCTCTCAAACCAGCGCGTACCATGCTGTTCAAGGAGGAGGTTCAAGATTGCCACCTAATAGGAAAGCGTGAAAACGCAATTACACCAAGGttaaataataaaggaaaataatagtaataaatattGATGAATCTGCAAAACAACAGTGAGGAACGAGGGAAAACATCTGCCAAGGGCTGCTCTCGGGTGTCCAGAAGAGGCAGGGGCTTCCCGGGGCAAGGGGGGAGGGCGTGCAGGAGGGAGGTGGACAGGGATTGCCTGCCAGGGGAACGATTTGGGAAGGCAGGGATGTCAGGAGCAGGGGCCGAGGAAGCGCGGGGAGCGCACGCCAACTGGCAGCGGGCGAGGCGGCCGAGGGAAGCACCCGCCCAGGGACTGTCAGGACGGTGGGGAGGGGACGGGAACGGGGAAATCGCAGCTCGTAGAGGAGGACTGAACCGGAGACTTCGAACGGCAGGACAGGACCCGCGGTTTTAACACCCTTTAAAGTTTCAGGAGCCCCGCACGGGAACGGAGCGCGCCCCGGATTAACGGTgccagcggggccggggggggactCGGGGGTCGCCCGGCCCGTggcagccccgccgccccctcctccccccccggCCCACGCCGTCCCCACGCGCGACCCACCCGAGACAAAGGCCCGGGGGCctccccggcccgccgcccctcCGCTACCCGGGCcctgccgcccgcccccgcgctgacagcccggccggccccggccccgccgcccctcggCCGCACGTGGGCGAGCCCCGCTGAAGTTAAGTTTGTcccggcgccgccgggccgggccgggccgggccgcggcgggggccaGGGTGGGCAGCCGGAGCCGtgcccggggccgccgccggggctgAGGGTTGGTTGGcggaacgggggggggggagggagggaggtggcgGCGAGCTCCCCGCGGGCCGGAAGACCCGGTGCGGCGGGCGGGAGCGCAGGGCTCCGtctgccggcggcggggccgcccgcccgccctgccCGCGGGGCGGCAGCACCCGCCCGGCCGGTCGGCGGGAGGACGCGGGGGAGGGCGGAGGGCGAGCGGGAGGGGCGggccccggcgcggccgggcccggccgggcgagaggcgctcgctcgctcgctcactcacCCACGCAGGCGGCTCCTCTGAGGgccccgccgccaccggggCCCCGCGCAGGCCTCACCCCGCACCGGGCACCAACGGCCGCaacatggcggcggcggcggcgggcggggccgggggcggggcggggccgggccgggccacgGCGGaccgcccccccttccccccccccccgcttctcccccgctcccgccccggCCCTGCGCCGGGAGCCTCCGCCTCGGCCGGCGCTTCCCCCGGCCCGCAGGGCTCCGGTCCGCGGCCTACCGTCGCcccgggcggggagggaggcggcggAGCGTCGCCAGCGGCCAGGCCGGGCGTGTGTCCCGGTGGCCGGGCGTGTGTCCCGGTGGCCGGGCGTGTGGTGTCCCGGTGGCCGGGCGGGCCCCGTGCCCGCCTCACCCCTCAGGGGTGGCTCCCGCCGCCCTGACAAGGAGGCGGCCGGCGGGCCTGTCCCGGCCCGCGGCCCAGCGGGCTCCTCACGCCttccggggtggggggaggccgCGCCGCTGCCTTTATTCACGTTTTTCTCAGGCTGCTCATcactcctcctgctcctttAACTCCTTCCTCATCGTCTCCCGCGTCAACACCGAGGTGGTTTTGCATACGATTAGACTAATTGCCCCGGAATTAATCAGTTTCTTTTCACAGATGTGCGAACGGCGTTAGatttctgctcccccccccccccccccccagtcctacGGAGCTGGCATAGGCCGTTAGTCTTTATTGACTGTCGATGCTAATTGCACTGTGTCTTCCTTAGCTGATAAAATTCCCAGGTACACACTATCAAGTTCtacagtcaggaaaaaaaatcaattaattgTCGTGGTTTGTGCTTATCATCTTCCACAGTTAGCGATGGATTTGGAAGTGGTGGTGTGGCCATCCCTGGAGAGCTGTGACCTGCGCTGGGCTCACCCCGACGAGAGAGACTGGAGAGTCCAATGAAGGGCCACCGAGGTGAAGAAGGGACCAGAGCATCTCGCCTATAAGGCAAGGCTGTCAGCGCTAGGACTGTTCGTCCTGGGAAAGAacaggctcagggggatctcatcgATGTctgtaaatacctgaagggagggtggaAAGAGGACGGAGCaaggctctttccagtggtgcccagaGTCAGCTCTGGAGGTAATGGGCACCGACTGAAACACGAGAGGTTCCCTCTAAACTCCAGGAAACACTGGAGGTGTGATGGAgcgctggcacaggttgcccaggaaggatgtggagtctccatccttggaggtgttcaaaagCCGTCTGGTCACGTTCCTGGGCAACCGGCTccaggtggccctgcttgaggttggaccagatggcctctgaaggtctcttccaacctcaaccactcTGTGATGCTGTGAAGCATTTTGTGTTCAGGTGTGAATATGTCACCCTCCCACCGTAATAAAAGACCAGTTTGTCTTTCCTGTGACATGACATTTTTACCATCTACACCTGGTACTGGACGTACAGCATTGTTCATACCACATTTGTTTCTCATCTAgttaagtaattatttttttccttgtcatcAGTCCCATgggcaaaatatttcttctttttttttactgacaCACATAGCTTCacttccttcatttctgaattGGTGTCATCACCTTTCTCCTTTTGGAGGTGATAGCAGGTCCCTCAAGACCAACAAAAGGGCACAGGAAGTCAAGAAGAGAAAACACTTTCGATATCACAGCTGTTACCTGTATTTTTAGCATGTCTCTATGAAAAGCTGTTCAGGAGCTGTAAGTTGTATCTAGTAAAAGAGCTGACATTTCTTACACAATTTAGAAAGATCTGTCCTGAACAAGTTGTGGCTTGCAGGAAAGCCACTGCAATTTGAAGGATTGTGCTAATTAAGAAATATAATGCCAGTGGGAATTTAGCTCCATCCCAGATGGCCAAGGAGGATAGGCAGCCTTACAGTGGCCAGGTGGGAAGCTACAATACCCTCCTCAAGACAGCAGGGACGTGAaaagggctaaggagaatctaTATTCTTCTGTACGAtctaaaaatcacttttctttttttatttttagtccaATGTGGTAACTTGAcaaatctggaaataaaaaaatcttcctccctttttttttctgggggagtggtggtggtggtggttaaATTTGTCCGTTTAGGCTTGTTTCATGATCTGAGCTAAAGGATTTgatgtggaagagaaaaaagccaCAGATCTAAAGGAGGTGCTGTTACAAAGCAGCCCTCTGCACTTGAGACGTGCcaaggctggagcagggagcagcGTCGGTGGGAAGCCCTGTGACCTGGTAGCACCTCAGTGAGGGAAGCCCATGGATGAAATACTCTCAAGCGATGTCCAGATGCATCGGAGATCTTCACTTTTAATTCTTCCTCCTGCTTGCGTTTGTTGGTGCTTGCTTTTTAGCTGGAGGGAGCTGGTTCTTCCCAGGTGCTAGCTATGTCAGAGGGTGTATGTAGGCAGGCGGGCTGGCATTGACGGTGAGACCCATTTTATTTATACATCACAAACGTAATAAAGTCTTGAGTGCTCATGCCTAGGCAACTGTCAGTTTTCAAATCAGCGATTAATTTGTTTCTGTCACAGCTCAGTGTTATAGAGAATTACCTTGAGCTGGTTGCAAAACTTGCACGTTACAAAACTATAATTAATGTTTCAGAAACTCCAGGGAAGGTTTATTACTGGCAAGGTGAGAATGAATCTCCAGACACAAACATTCCTCTAAGATAACAGCGTAGCCTTCGGCGTTAtctacacacaaaaaaaaccgGTGTAACTTAAATCAGGGTAATTAATTACGCAGATGTCATCTGTATACCTTTAAAACCATTTACAACTTTCACTCTGGCTGTTTGGTCTTCCTGACTCCCAGGGCATGCCCTCTGCATTCCCccaaacagactttttttttcccctttttgcttCTTGACACATATGCTGATGAGCTGATACACCTCTTCAACGAAGATCCCTCTGTACAATCACTGATCCACCctgaacacacacaaaaaaattgccTTTACTCCACGTCTGTGGTCAAGGCAGCTTGTAGTCAGTGGTCATGGTACTCGCTTGCAATGATGAGACCTGACCTTAAACCCCTGCATCAAATCAGAGAGAACAAAGCCATGTATCCCAGCAAGTTTGGGAACTGGATAAGAACCCTAATTTGGCAAAATCCTGTTAGAGGAGAACTGCTTCATGCCCTGCTGTGCTTCTGATTCCCATTTAGTGGATTGGAGACATGATGAGATAGACCGATTTCTTGTGGGGAGGTTGTAGTCAAAGCCTGCTGAAATGGCAAGGATGCACGTTTCCCATATCGGCTTTCACTAGCGCAATAGCAAACTCGTTTTACTACTCGACTAGAAAACTGGGAGAATAACTTCCAGACAGCCAGTTTTCTTCACCCACAAGAACTGCAGGCTCCGGTGCAGTACGGACATGCTCCGAGGTCTGGGCAAGCAAGGACCCTTTGCACAATCCTCTGTGCCGACAGCAGAGACGGCACAAAGCCCTGGGCTTCATGTTGCTTTGTCTAAGTAGTGCTGACGCAAGCACTTGTGGCGTTCTGCACCTCATTGCTGAACACAAGTGGGGTTCACAGTGACAGCCCTTCTCAAGCTGGCTCCTGCTGGGCTCACTCCCGCGCTCCGGGCTATGGCAAGAGGACCTTCTCGAGATGGTTCTGCTGCTGAAGCAATGTTTCATGTAACTGCAGCCCCAGGCCTGGCCTCAGGACTGTGGTGGCTGGGGGACACCATGGTTTCCCCATACGTTTCACAGGGTGACAAGACTGGCTTGAGCCGTTCTTGCCTTTGTGCCTCCAGTTGCACCATGTGATGGCAGCAGGACCACTCTGTGAACTGGAGAGAACCGATCCAGGCTTTATGAAcctctttggggaaaaaattaaacttcatgACTTCCCTCATCAGCTTACACATAGTCCCACAAGCGGTTGTGTGGCCAAAAATGAAGACTGGGGTATTTGGCTCCCAGGTGGGAGCCAGCCAGAGGGAGAGATGCTGGAGTAGAAAGGCCAGTGGCATCAAGCTGCAGCCCACTTTGATCCTGGAAACTCTCCTCAACTTTACTAGAAATTTAACCAAAGCTTGAGAAAACTGTGAGAAGAATAATTCTGTGAGGGTTCTCTGTCCTAAACTGCCTGT
This region of Buteo buteo chromosome 13, bButBut1.hap1.1, whole genome shotgun sequence genomic DNA includes:
- the ZNF592 gene encoding zinc finger protein 592, yielding MGDMKTPDFDDLLAAFDIPDPTSLDAKETIPSTGEENENHLKSSGICIDENVSLSHSLPPSDAPVVSVIVKNTSRQESFEAEKEGNHLGTGLLHNGFRGSDLPSEAHALVHNYGKFESTFINGDSSRSYSDKLDQSKSEPLPTFSQFSPISSPEPEDTFKENSIGDKPKHAQTPYFPPPSMYIPTGASVLDHLRKVPEPELSMFDQYCKKEQKMEIHCQPENRLEMSRREQDKAAERFVGSSKDLVDTNSFLGEGLVFGDLPHNNLGEGKGSVPELNVSSSVPPRQRLKPTHSKLSSCVAALVALQAKKVACIPKGDQPNLTKEPGPFKDGTKGSPKMPKSPKSPRSPLEVVRKASKQPESPRSVCSDSSGKGSPSMAAGSPPAIPKVRIKTIKTSSGEIKRTVTRILPENDELGKSSEESPVETSSAEEFIKSFPSPDTSAVTESEASKNSTKNGTAVAIQLSNVTSPYADGMKTDIAANSTCAVSLSPLPNCGGGAIKVGVKRQQQGTVMQPSNVTTSSLLPKAVHLANLNLVPHSVAASVTAKSSAQRRNQPQVTQMSVPLVHQVKKAAPVIVEAFNKVLHSANPVPIYTPNLSPPPDTSINLPASGYCCLECGDSFALEKSLTQHYSRRSVHIEVMCTQCSTMLLFFNKCSLLKHARDHKSKGFIMQCSQLLMKPISLDQMFSPSSPSSSASLAPQTLHSPSPSRKPSAASGGGVGISANTQPALPLYTDPLRLIRHGLKCLECNKQAQDYVALAAHYQRTSEDNERLTCQVCQMMLPNQCSYCAHQRIHAHKSPYCCPECGAVCRSAYFQTHVKENCLHYSRKVGFRCIHCGVVFMTLAMLKVHIHEKHCEVFHKCSFCPMAFKSADSTTAHMTSQHPAEPHKTTQVIYKCSCETVFNKKKLLQEHFQQNTNKLLVGVFKCPQCQLVYMQKQQLMQHVKGVHGVPQNPEELSNFRQKSEKASRNQVHTSPKELSVANGTSHSPLPRKDMRVEGHNPESKSRLRRTGWTCKECSQWIPDRETYVSHMKRSHGRSMKRYPCRQCERSFNASNSLRRHIRNNHDTAKKVYTCWYCTDENQTFPQPFMLENHISLMHGIKNPDLSQMAKAKAPERDTAEAKSPKRMATDELGQAETDVGSYAPPAKKLKAHWKCAKCGFATDISTEFQEHIPRHKTDSSTYQCLFCGLCYTSHISLNRHLFIVHKVKDEEEEEEEEEDEEEEEEEEEEDERQKLQREMSENGHEGYNGEMNTTAEEENLKCKECKSDSALCEHSQTCGVEGPNSTSQNNHSKSLKT